From Verrucomicrobiota bacterium, a single genomic window includes:
- a CDS encoding phosphatase PAP2 family protein, which yields MDQYLLYNINVKLAHPLLDYFFVTISDLDVFYFLIVLAVLSVFIWGKVRGRIFLFMMLMCLVIGDSGIGWAIKRHTNRPRPHEAVEWVQSRHLESRPFQIGPLKIPTTLHYKTEPAHVTNNPRGRSMPSGHVLNNVALAILVTIYYRRLSLVAWVWAFLIAWSRIYTGSHYASDCAVSFGLAILYTPAIVFGLDWLWRNIRLPLLDKWRQKIPSLVNPDSKKQAK from the coding sequence ATGGATCAATATTTATTATATAATATTAACGTAAAATTAGCCCACCCGCTCCTTGACTATTTTTTTGTGACTATCTCGGATTTGGATGTCTTTTATTTTCTGATAGTTTTAGCGGTTTTATCCGTCTTTATCTGGGGAAAAGTACGTGGCCGCATTTTTTTATTCATGATGTTAATGTGTTTGGTGATCGGGGATTCGGGCATTGGTTGGGCCATCAAACGCCATACAAACCGTCCGAGACCCCATGAAGCCGTGGAGTGGGTGCAGTCCCGCCATCTGGAGAGCCGTCCTTTCCAGATCGGCCCACTGAAGATCCCGACCACCCTCCACTACAAAACCGAACCGGCTCATGTGACCAATAACCCGCGGGGCCGCTCCATGCCGTCGGGCCACGTACTCAATAATGTCGCACTAGCCATTCTGGTCACGATTTATTATAGGCGTTTGTCTTTGGTGGCTTGGGTGTGGGCTTTTCTGATCGCGTGGTCAAGAATTTATACCGGCTCCCATTACGCTAGTGATTGTGCTGTTTCCTTTGGGCTTGCGATTCTGTACACGCCTGCCATCGTTTTCGGTCTCGATTGGCTCTGGCGGAATATCCGTTTGCCCCTACTGGATAAATGGCGTCAAAAAATCCCCAGCCTCGTCAATCCAGATTCCAAAAAGCAAGCCAAATGA